The sequence AGCAACAACTTCCTTAGCTGCAGACAACCAAACATTTGTCTCGGTAGAGACAATTACAAATTCAACGGATCCAGCAACAACAACAGTGGCACCAACAAGCTCAGCAATTACTGAGACTTCCTTGGCCACAACAGAAATTGCAGATGCAGCAACCACTGCCCTCAACTTGACACAAATAACAAGAGCAGAGCCTCTGGTCCTCTCAACAGCAGCAGACACAACTACTACTACTATTACTTTAGAGCCAACAACAGCAGGACCTCCAGTCGTACCAACATTAGCAGGCACCACAACTACTACTGCTGCTACTACTTCAGAGCCAACAACAGTAGGACCTCCAGTccaaacaacagcagcagacaCAACTACTACTACTGCTGCTACTACTACAGAGCCAACAACAGTAGGACCTCCAGTccaaacaacagcagcagacaCCACAACTACTACTGCTGCTACTACTACAGAGCCAACAACAGTAGGACCTCCAGTccaaacaacagcagcagacaCAACTACTACTACTGCTGCTACTACTACAGAGCCAACAACAGTAGGACCTCCAGTccaaacaacagcagcagacaCCACAACTACTACTGCTGCTACTACTACAGAGCCAACAACAGTAGGACCTCCAGTccaaacaacagcagcagacaCCACAACTACTACTGCTGCTACTACTACAGAGCCAACAACAGTAGGACCTCCAGTccaaacaacagcagcaggCCCCACAACTACTTCTGCTGCTACTACTACAACAGAGCCAACAACAGTAGGAACTCCAGTCCAAACAACATTAGCAGACACAACAAATACTTCTGCTGCTACTACTACAGAGCCAACAACAGTAGGACCTCCAGTCCAAACAACATTAGCAGGCCCCACAACTACTTCTGCTGCTACTACTACAGAGCCAACAACAGTAGAACCTCCAGTCCAAACAACATTAGCAGGCCCCACAACTACTTCTGCTGCTACTACTACAGAGCCAACAACAGTAGGAACTCCAGTCCAAACAACATTAGCAGACACCACAACTACTACTGCTGCTACTACTATAGAGCCAACAACAGTAGAACCTCCAGTccaaacaacagcagcaggCCCCACAACTACTACTGCTGCTACTACTACAGAGCCAACAACAGTAGGACCTCCAGTCCAAACAACATTAGCAGGCCCCACAACTACTTCTGCTGCTACTACTACAGAGCCAACAACAGTAGGAACTCCAGTCCAAACAACATTAGCAGGCCCCACAACTACTTCTGCTGCTACTACTATAGAGCCAACAACAGTAGAACCTCCAGTccaaacaacagcagcaggCACCACAACTACTACTGCTGCTACTACTACAGAGCCAACAACAGTAGGACCTCCAGTCCAAACAACATTAGCAGGCCCCACAACTACTTCTGCTGCTAATACTACCGAGCCAACAACAATAGAACCTCCAGTccaaacaacagcagcaggCACCACAACTACTACTGCTAATACAGAGCTAACAACAACTTCAATCCAAACAGCAGTACCAAACACAACAACTACAACTACTTTAGAGCCAACAACAACAGTAGTATCTACAATccaaacagcagcaccaaacaCAACTACAACTACTTTAGAGTTAACATCAACAGCTgtgccaacaacaacaactatgCCAACAACATCAACAACTGTGCCAACAACAACTATGCCAACAACAACATCttttccaacaacaacaacaacaactgggCCAACAACAACTACGCCAACAACATCAACAACTGTGCCAACAACAACTTTGCCAACAACAATGACAACTttgccaacaacaacaacaactgtgccaacaacaacaactactgTGCCAACAACAACACCAGCCCCAGCAAATGCTACATCTGTCAAATCAACTACAACTTCACCGATCACCATAACCCCATCAGGGAACACGACAAGTTTTCCAAGTAGGTGGTGATGGTTTTTCTCTAAAACATGCCAACTGATACTTTAATGAGATGAAACCGGCgaaaaacattataaaatattgtttaatCTGTTAATGTTAGAGTTTTGTTAATttagatttttgcctttttttgaattccatatatatgtataaatgcaTAAACTTAACAATTgcattgctttttattttagattttgcaCACATTCAGATGACCCTTACAACTAATGGAGAAGTCAGCAATGCGACCATTATTGAGCTTGTAAAACAGGTATGTGGAAAAATAGTTCACTAAAAAGAAACTATCTTTAGATAGAAAAagatgtaattttctttttgtctcttACAGTTTTTCAACAATCAAATCTTCAATGGAACACCCCACATTGTCAGCGTtacaaacattcaaaaaattGGCCCCATCTCTTGAAACAATATGTGgatgaaatccacaaatgaATCCGTACAATGGAAAGATAACTTATTGTACACATGTTGTGTTAAATGgctaaaatgttttagtttactTGAATACAGTTGtatttgagttatttttaaaccacatttttattcatttgtgttgcctcaaaaaaaaaaaaattgctgccttccttccttcctgaaTAAAGAAACATGTGATATGTTTTTTGCTGTAATATGATGTAGTCTAACATGAAAATCTGACATCAAGGAAACAGCAGTGTGGAGAACATTCCCATGATTTGCAGCTGTAAGAGTACACATTACACTAAAGAGGTTAAACAAGTCAAGTAAGTTTCAAGCTCATGCTTTTGATTTATCTACGATCAACAATGGACATGACTTCTCAGAAAGAGGAACTCAATGTTAAAAATcctcatattttctttttggctcTGGAGTCCTAAATGGGACTTTAAACCAGTCAAATTCTgcacaaaagcataaaaatgtttgtatttttgtataaaaacaaaagatttgtcAAATGTACAGAAAACTCCATGGCATTGTACAGGACATGTAAGGAGCACTTTTTGCAAACAAGATTACATTACACACACTACATTTAAGCACAACTTTCAGAGAATGTTGTGGAAAAAAGATGAAGGATAATTGTTTGTGTTTCCATCTGGTACAGATGAATTATATTTCCTTGCTCTTTGTGTACAGTTTAAGATGAATGAAGAAGATTTTTGATTGTTGtattttctgaaaaagaaaatgctttgaaaatgctttgaaaagataatgcTTTGAGAAATGCTTTGTGTTATAGTATCAAGAATTTCTCCTGTGTTGCTGATACTTCTATCTTTGTGATTTTAGTACCTCTTGTAAGAAATGTTAATCACATGACTTTTGAAGTGCATAACAACTCTTAAGACTCATTTATTATGGAACGTCAAAAAACATATAAAGAGATGTAAAGCACACAGTGCCGTCTCTGTGTACCATTTTCTTGAAAAGACTAACAATAAAGGGAAACTTTCCAAAGAGAAGCTGTCAGACTGGTTTGGTGAATTGCAGCAAAACATGAGGGCATGCGCATAAAGACGTGTTAAAGGactttttacatacatttaaacaaagcaCAAACATCAAGTGACTTATTAAATTGTGGAAAATGTTATCAAACTATTAAAGTGGAAAATATCTGACAGAAGCTTAAAGTGTTACACCAACAGTAACACTGTTAAAAGTGTGTAACATGTAAATACTCTATGATATAAACAAAAGCGGCTCACAATGACAGGGGGATTACAGTCCACttgtttttgaacatgtttttggaaagtAGACTGAATAACTTTCAATTCATTGTTAGACTAGGAAATATGAAgataaaatgtgttcaaaaacaATCTTGACTACTAGATCCATGATTGCTTTATATAAGCTGTGATCACTGTTGTACTTCATAACCTGTTAAACCAGAAACGTAATACAGGTCACCAGCTTTGTCTAAACCACTGCTGGCCAAAATGGTTGAAAtaatgacataaataaatagaaatatagTGATAGGCAAtgacattttcatttggaaTCACACGGTAAACGTGACAACTGAACAGTGCACAAATTCCTACAAGCTCCAACTTCAAGAatgtttttacgttttttttactGCCTGTTACCTGTAGGTTTCTTGGGCTAACGTTCTCTGTCAAAGTAATATCGATTTCTTTTGTTGAAATGGTTTAGCCACATCTTCCTTTTCTCCAACCAATTACCggtatccatccatccctcattcTTCTGGTTATCACAGGTGACTCACATGAGGAAATCaagttctgtatttttttaaagttattctaTAGCTAAACAATCCTTACACAATACAAAGGTTGTAATGTGCAAATTTGTCCCAAGAAGGTATGCCTTTAATAATTCACAAAGCTGTTAAAATTTGACCACAAAGCTGACATTATGTAGAAAGctaaattgaaaataaacactGGCACAAAACATCTTTCCAAGCTCTTGGGTgtagaaaataatttaatgtttcagcacaaatgctttaaaagctgattgtaaaaaaaaagaaaaatactccCTCTTGTATTTTTTACCTTGTAAGTTGCTATTTgtgttaaagacattttgagaaCAATAATACAACTTATAGCCTTAAGGAAGCAAATGCACTTTTGAGGCTCTTTATTAGCTTTAGGGGACAGACCTGAATGGATTTTGGGTTAAGTTTGAAGTCAAGGTTACGccacacaaagtaaaaaaatcagTAGAAGTCCCAATGAGGGCTACATTTTAGCAGTTCTCTGACCaccaactatttttttttttaacataagaatataaaaatgtaaaaagtaatgtttaaatatattttttttaaccaaaaaataaaatgtatgaacAGAAACAATAAGATAACCAGGATAAACAATCTCCAGTTTTAAGTATTTGTATCTTAAACAACCAAATTTGCACatcttaatgtgttttttggtcaaaggattttttttccacgtAAGAGCAAACCAGTTTGAAAGATGGAactcttctcttttttcttttctttattgttcAGCGTTATTAGGGCAGAAAGAAAGGAAACTAAATACTGAACGGAGAAACTGCTATTGTCAGTGGTACGGTGCAAATCATGCAGCTGGACATAAACTCATTATTTTCCCCCATGATAACTACAAGCATTGatgtaaaacagtaaaacatttctAGTCCATATTTATTTCATGGGAGTTTGATGGTTTTTATCATTAGATTTGTTGTAACTCAAGGATTTTTAAatgggtgggtttatttcttGTTAATAcaacaaatgtaaatataaattaCAATCTTTccattgaaaacagtttttggagTTATTTTGATGGCCCTTTATATACATCAATTTAGTTTATATGGAATTTGTGATCACACCAAGGATTTTTGGGGTGGTTACGACAAAAAGCTCTGTAACTGATACCTCCACTTTTTCTAAGGGAGGAGCAAATTACAAACTTAATACAAAAAGCCAGCACAGAGTCTTGCTGTGCCAAATAAGAATAAGAATAAAACTTACTCAACATGGGAAAAACAATATCATATTTAATCTTATGTTGGggatgtttctattttttctctGCACAAtgtaagtatttctttttcagcaTTTGAATTACAGTTTCAGAATATAGCGCAAAATTAGGATTGTGTTTCCTTTTCATGTCAAAttctgcttttaatttttccttcaatgtctagctttaaaaaaaaaagtatcaataaCAGTGATTGTTAAAGCATACTATTAAAATAAACCatcttatattgtttttttatcatcaacCATTTCaaaacaagaggaaaaactACCGGTACTTCTTCTGGGTCACTTTGACAAAGGACACTTAAAGTGTAAATTGTCTTCACTGATATCacggaaaacaaaacaaagtaagataaacaaaaataaacaaaaatttgcAGTAATTTCCAAAAGCAATTATGAAAATCTTAGAAGTGTGCGTGAAGGACATCAGGAtaagcaatttttaaaaaaagtaatatttttgtAGCAGGGTTTTCCCATCTGAAGATTAATCATCTCTCATACTTTCATCCTTTCTATGATTCTTGTCTTTATTGGGAAGCTACAGAGTTTAATAATCCATAATTTAATCAATCATTTACTGATTCTGAGAAACTGAAGGAATCTATTTGCATCAGGGACAGGGCTGAAAACCTCGTATTATACTTTTACTTCCCCACCCATGCTTTGTTTTTGGCCTTCAGACAACACCAATACTTATTGGTCCAGTTGTGTCATTGAGTTTAATAAAAAGGGAccagatatatttaaaaaatatccgGGGGTGAACAATCTGTGATTCTTGTTGGAGATAAATGCTTTGTTACTCCAAAAGTTAACATTTGAACATGTCAACATCCAGAAGCCCCATCTTGTCTAGACCTATCTGTATCCACTGTATGCTTTGACCAATGAAATCTTCCCCAGGACCTCCCATTATAGTTTAAAAGCCTAACATGATCAGTCTGGCGCCGCAGATGTGGGCCTGTACCTGTTTGTTTTGCTAAACTTTAAACCTACTAATATAAAATGGTTGAATCCTAATAACTGTCCTCTTTTCTAAACTGAGTATAGTCACAACTACTATTAAGGGGGGATATGAGCGGTCTCTGGGCAaagaaaatgggcaaacctgtgcgGGCATGTAGGTGGTTCGCACAAGATATCAAGATCATAGAGCACTCTGTGAGCCCGTAGAATGAAAATcttcacatacatttttttctacaggcatgctgtggGCAACATGCCATATTGAACATATAAACAACTCGTGAGGAtcagtaagggtgaagtaggcgaGACGTGGGCAtgtcatttttgcatttacatggTCAGTAAGGACCCAGGGCATAGAGCTCACTAATGACTAAAGTGCGGCATTAAGGCGCTATTCAACAAGCTCACCAGTACGCCATAACTGCATGCAACTTATATTATCCCTACAAATATTTCCTAATACACATACCACACGCACAATAATGGAGCGTTCTATTTTCATTATTCACCTGTCTACCACTCTccacgggcccggacaacccaaaaccctgCACACCCATACATGTCATCCCCCTTGTGCCTTATGTGAGTAAGGCAGAAGCTGCAGTATATGTATATGAATGTATTACAtcactgtaaaaatgaaaactttccaGTTTTTACagtattcaaataaaataaaaaaaagtcaacaatttTCCTGAGCTTTTGTTGTACCACTTCATAGCATTTTAGTCAAAAACTAGTGTACCCTCAACAATTAAAGTAATAACCAACCCATTCTGCTGGTATTACAGCAACAGACACACCGGACACTTCAGGTGAAGCCCTACCACCACCTGCTGCTGTTCAACCCCCAACTCCACCACCAGCAGCTGCTCAAGCCTCAACACCACCACCTGCAGCTGCGACAGACCCAACACCACCACCTGCAGCTGTTCAAACCCCAACTCCACCACCTGCAGCTGCTCAAGTCTCAACATCCCCACCTGCAGCTGTTCAAACCCCaactccaccaccaccagctgCTCAAGCCTCAACATCCCCACCTGCAGCTGTTCAAACCCCaactccaccaccaccagctgCTCAAGCCTCAACATCCCCACCTGCAGCTGTTCAAACCCTAACTCCACCATTTGCAGCTGTTCAAACCCCAACTCCACCACCTGCTGCAACATCGACAGCAGAAATAAACCTGACATCTGCAGTAGGTTTTGTTACCTCCACCCCAGCACCTGTAGCAGCAAACATGACAGCAAGTGTCTCTCCAGTCCCTTTCATGGGAAGGATAACCGCTGTGAAAGATGCAAGTCAACAAGGTTCTTAATTTGACCTTTTGCTGATCACTTACACATGCACGTGTACTGCCTGTTGGTAATTAcaactttttccattttcttttctgaaccAGAATTGAAACATTTAGCGGTCCTACAGGTCGTCCTGACTAGTCATGAAGAGGTCAGACATGAAGCCATCAATGAGCTCATGAAACTGGTATGTAAAGCAAAATGCAATTAAACCAATCAACAGGTTACATACAATTTTGCAACGATTGAgtgcctgttttctttttagttctTCCAAGAACTGAACCTGGATGCAACAACATACATGGCCACCATTACCAAATTTGAAAAAGTGAGAGATGATCCGTAAAAGGTTGTGTTCAGGACCATTAGAAAATATCCTGCTCTTTAATAAGAGATGCTGGTAGTATTGTTTGAATATGACAAGACAGGATTTAGTTTGGtagcttttaaaaagtttagttttttttttttttttaagtattccACAACTGCATTCCAGTGTGTTGATGGCATTGTACACGTATTCCTACAAAAGGGAACTTTTGTACATCTTGACCTTTAAATCAAGGAAAATGGCATCAATTGccttaaaaaatatgttaaagtaCTAAATAACATTGCATCAGGAAATCAACTTCATGTAATAAATTGTTTTAGTAAGAAAGATTTTCACCTTTAGTTGACTCAAACACCAAGCATTCATCATCATGCAAGATttccacatttaaataaattaacacTCATTTTACAccactttcaaaatgaaatttcaatttttttaataaaaaataatgtgaataaaaacatggcactgggaaaaaaggaaaaccagaaaaaaatacGACACCAGCTTGAATGCAAAGACCCTTCATTCCATTATTGAAGTGTCTTGTAAAAGATTAGGATGACTATTATATCAAACATATTTGATTGGGTCATCAGATGATAAAGATTTATAGAAAgtgtaacaaaaaagaaagttaaccTCCTCTACAACAAAaagctcatttttttaaacttataaaagtaaattacaaaaataatgtGCCATTTGCATATACACCTGTaataaacaagaaataaagGTGAATGAAAGACCATCTTAAACCTCTATATTTATTTAGAACAATAACAACGTTTTCAGCCTAACAGCTCACAATGACTGATTCAGTGAGACATAAGTTTTTGACCTTCAAATCTGAACCCCAATTGTGGTGAAAAACAATTATGCCATCACAGTTGGCGATAAGACATTGATACTCTAACTTTTTGAGGGTATGAAATTAAAACGTGCAAAAGTAAAGCACAGGCATCAATCTATTATCTACTGCAGTTGTATGtctaacattttaaagaaaaaaaaaatcttaaaaatttcACTTAAATAGCAAAATGTTTTCTCATAAGAGTCTACATCAGGATGTCAGTAACATTTGAGAAGTGTTCCTCTTGGTCTTCCTCTGGCTTCAAGTCTACGAAGCCCAGGCTCCTCCGTAACGCTCTGCTCAGAAGCGCCAGCAAGTCGGCAGTTCCAGCCACTCCCCTTGGTAGGAAGAGCTCCAGAGAGGCCAAAGAGGAGTGGGGCAATCGGATATCTGCAGTGTCCTGAAAGAATACATCTCACTGTGAACGTGTACCACATTACACACCACGTGTACCccctaaattaaggtaattttggagctgaAGTGGCTCAATGCACATTTGCATTAATAAGCGTCAAGTGGTTGTAGCTTTTCTAGTTTTTACATTGAAAGAAGCACAACTtaaatttttaaacattaaacattatTGGAGAATGTCAGATTTCATCATCTACTTTGGTGAAAGGATTGGATACTTTCCATTTGAATATGCTGGTCTGTAAATAACAtgtaatgtggaaaaacaaaaaatgttttatttttttaaatgtcaaatgaaTGTTCAATGTTCcaaagaatgcaaaaaaagttATCGTTTTAATCAGTGCACTGTGACATTTTTTGACCTCAGATATGAACTTGTTTGAGTTGCAGTATCTACCCACTTCCAGTTAAAATCTAAAGCCTGTTTCCTGGATGAATTGTATGTTTAAAGGAATTTTGGCTCACGTGCCACCTTCTTTGTGGAAATGTGCTTAAGCTCAGCTCTCTTTGACCCTACTGTATTGATTCACAGCAACAGACAGCCAAATATGTTAGTTCcttaaacttgttaaaaaaaaaacattgtatcaaaaaacattttgttttaaaggaaatatttttattcGTCTCAACACATTGATATCCTGCTTGAAAAGGTGTTGACTAAGCTGTTCCAATATCAAGATTCACAACATAACATTTTCAACTgagagctgcaaaaaatgtatgcaacatttttatgcatttctgagaaaatCTACTTATTTGGAGTTTGGGGATCTACCAGCTTTAATCAGGATGTCCCTTAAGCTTAAGCTAAAAGACATAACCTGATGCTACTTATTACTATGATCAATACCAACCAGAGAGTAGAACCGCAAAGAGATTAGCTTGGGAAACCCTAGAGGAGGAAGATGATCAGTTccagtgatgaagatgaggaggtcTTCGAaggaaaaatctgtcaatccaTCTGAGTTTTCACAAAGAATAAACATGTAGGTTAAATTGCATACCCCAAGCataaaaatttgacaaaaacttgcttactctggttCTGACATCCCGACATTACCTCTCACCAAGTTGAGGACCGTTTCCCAGTGTGAGAACGTGGCTTCCTCTGCAGCCCTTTGCTCTGGGTCCGAGTGATTGAAACTCACATTGAAGAGCTTCATGAACTCCTCTAGGGTCAGAGGCTGCTGCTGCCGTGTGCTCGTCATCACTGGCAGAAACATCTCCCAGTGCGCCTTTATCAGTTCCCACAGCCCACCACAGCTGTTTAACCCCTGTATGAACTGGGAGATCATACTGGCTACCCTGAAGTTCAGCAGAGAGCCgacaacattaaaacaacattaTTACCTTAAAAACATATGCGTAAGAAATAAGATAACCCCACCTATGATAGATGCAATGTTTCACCAAACAGGCGTATATTGCTGGCATTTCAATGGAACAAGCAGAATAGATTCCAGGAATCCCACACT comes from Oryzias latipes chromosome 4, ASM223467v1 and encodes:
- the LOC105353961 gene encoding mucin-5AC gives rise to the protein METKMLFLIFLFGHFHASFEQTTTSLAADNQTFVSVETITNSTDPATTTVAPTSSAITETSLATTEIADAATTALNLTQITRAEPLVLSTAADTTTTTITLEPTTAGPPVVPTLAGTTTTTAATTSEPTTVGPPVQTTAADTTTTTAATTTEPTTVGPPVQTTAADTTTTTAATTTEPTTVGPPVQTTAADTTTTTAATTTEPTTVGPPVQTTAADTTTTTAATTTEPTTVGPPVQTTAADTTTTTAATTTEPTTVGPPVQTTAAGPTTTSAATTTTEPTTVGTPVQTTLADTTNTSAATTTEPTTVGPPVQTTLAGPTTTSAATTTEPTTVEPPVQTTLAGPTTTSAATTTEPTTVGTPVQTTLADTTTTTAATTIEPTTVEPPVQTTAAGPTTTTAATTTEPTTVGPPVQTTLAGPTTTSAATTTEPTTVGTPVQTTLAGPTTTSAATTIEPTTVEPPVQTTAAGTTTTTAATTTEPTTVGPPVQTTLAGPTTTSAANTTEPTTIEPPVQTTAAGTTTTTANTELTTTSIQTAVPNTTTTTTLEPTTTVVSTIQTAAPNTTTTTLELTSTAVPTTTTMPTTSTTVPTTTMPTTTSFPTTTTTTGPTTTTPTTSTTVPTTTLPTTMTTLPTTTTTVPTTTTTVPTTTPAPANATSVKSTTTSPITITPSGNTTSFPNFAHIQMTLTTNGEVSNATIIELVKQFFNNQIFNGTPHIVSVTNIQKIGPIS